Proteins encoded together in one Atribacterota bacterium window:
- the lysS gene encoding lysine--tRNA ligase, producing the protein MSAESLDVDIEAKFSKLRVLRELGVNPYGDYFERTHVIEDLRRSPETFLQEGMRVKIAGRVMALRKHGKAIFADLQDRTGKIQVYVKKDIVGEDQFAIFRMIDVGDWIGVEGTVFYTHSGELTVLSEKFAFLSKCLNALPEKWHGLKEVEVRYRKRYLDLIMNSEVRSIFLLRSRLLSELRRFLDRRGFLEVETPMMQTIPGGALARPFKTFHNALGMDLYLRIAPELFLKRLIVGGLEKVYEINRNFRNEGISVRHNPEFTMLELYEAYGNYETMMRICEEMLSEVVMTILGRYEVIYQSMTIDFTPPWKRISLREALRELVGIDILEDSTEKMKEVARQNGIVCEDGWDRGKLVNEFLEKFLQPRLIHPTFVLDYPTEISPLARTKKEDSRLAERFELFIGKEEVGNAYSELNDPIEQRKRFEEQVRKREKGDIEAHLIDEDYIEALEYGMPPTGGLGVGIDRLVMLLTDSPSIREVILFPILRPRND; encoded by the coding sequence AGAGTTTTGAGGGAACTTGGCGTGAATCCGTACGGGGATTACTTTGAAAGAACCCATGTGATTGAAGATTTACGCAGGTCTCCGGAAACGTTTTTGCAGGAGGGTATGAGGGTCAAAATTGCTGGTCGGGTGATGGCCCTGCGTAAGCACGGGAAGGCCATTTTTGCTGACCTTCAGGACCGTACTGGAAAAATCCAGGTATATGTAAAGAAGGATATCGTTGGGGAAGATCAGTTTGCCATTTTTAGAATGATTGATGTCGGTGACTGGATTGGGGTGGAAGGAACGGTCTTTTACACTCACAGTGGGGAACTCACGGTACTATCGGAAAAATTTGCTTTTTTGAGTAAATGTTTAAATGCTCTTCCCGAAAAATGGCATGGACTCAAAGAAGTGGAAGTCCGTTACCGGAAGCGGTACCTGGATCTCATTATGAATTCAGAGGTTCGTTCCATTTTTCTCCTTCGCTCTCGTTTACTTTCTGAATTGCGACGTTTTCTGGATCGGCGAGGGTTTCTGGAAGTGGAGACGCCCATGATGCAAACCATTCCGGGGGGTGCTTTGGCTCGTCCTTTTAAAACTTTTCATAACGCCCTGGGTATGGATTTGTACCTGCGTATTGCTCCTGAACTTTTTCTCAAAAGATTGATTGTAGGAGGGTTGGAGAAGGTATACGAAATTAATCGGAATTTTCGAAATGAAGGGATTTCCGTGCGACATAATCCCGAGTTCACCATGCTTGAGCTTTATGAAGCTTATGGAAACTATGAAACCATGATGCGGATCTGTGAAGAGATGCTTTCTGAAGTGGTTATGACCATTTTGGGCCGGTATGAAGTGATCTATCAATCCATGACTATTGATTTTACTCCTCCCTGGAAGAGAATTTCCCTCAGGGAAGCACTGCGAGAGCTGGTCGGCATAGATATTTTGGAAGATTCCACTGAAAAAATGAAAGAAGTAGCTAGGCAAAATGGCATAGTTTGTGAAGATGGTTGGGATAGAGGGAAACTGGTCAACGAGTTTTTGGAAAAATTCCTTCAACCGAGATTGATCCATCCCACTTTTGTACTTGATTATCCTACCGAGATTTCTCCACTGGCTAGGACCAAAAAAGAGGACTCGAGGCTTGCAGAGCGCTTTGAACTTTTCATCGGAAAGGAAGAAGTGGGAAATGCTTATAGCGAGCTCAACGACCCCATTGAACAGCGGAAGCGATTTGAGGAACAAGTGCGAAAAAGAGAAAAAGGGGATATCGAAGCTCATCTGATTGATGAAGACTATATCGAAGCATTAGAATACGGAATGCCACCCACCGGTGGCCTGGGAGTTGGTATCGACCGGCTGGTGATGCTCTTGACAGATTCGCCTTCTATTCGAGAAGTCATTCTTTTTCCCATTTTGCGTCCTCGGAATGATTGA
- a CDS encoding PIN domain-containing protein: MGIKMKIGASLFRFFPRIADVFSRTSAIDILVGLGGLIVGLVIGVLLTYPISFLPFKLSSLPLLVTIICGVLGITLFLVRKEDIISVFTGIPRMRLLRGQSVGGKILDTSVIVDGRIADICKTGFIEGEIIVPRFVLKELQQVADSQDPLKRNRGRRGLDILNKIRKEKRVNVRIVDRDFPDVKDVDAKLIKLAKAIGARVITNDFNLNKIAELEGVEVLNINELSNALKPYVLPGEELRVQIIREGKEADQGVGYLDDGTMVVVEEGKKYINTVVDTIVTSVLQTPAGRMIFTRLKARS, translated from the coding sequence ATGGGAATAAAAATGAAGATTGGAGCATCGCTATTCCGTTTTTTCCCCCGGATTGCTGATGTTTTTTCCCGGACATCGGCTATCGATATTCTGGTCGGTCTTGGGGGGCTGATTGTGGGTCTGGTCATTGGGGTATTACTCACATATCCAATTTCTTTTTTGCCTTTTAAGCTTTCGTCGTTGCCTCTTCTGGTAACGATAATCTGTGGGGTACTGGGGATTACGTTGTTTCTGGTACGCAAAGAAGACATTATTTCGGTGTTTACTGGTATTCCCAGAATGCGTTTGCTTCGAGGTCAAAGCGTTGGGGGAAAAATTCTGGATACCAGTGTCATTGTGGATGGAAGAATTGCCGACATCTGTAAGACCGGTTTTATCGAGGGAGAGATTATAGTTCCTCGCTTCGTACTGAAGGAACTCCAGCAGGTTGCCGATTCTCAGGATCCACTCAAACGTAATCGGGGACGGCGAGGACTTGACATCCTGAACAAAATTAGGAAGGAGAAACGGGTTAATGTGCGCATTGTGGATCGCGATTTCCCTGATGTTAAAGATGTTGATGCCAAACTCATTAAACTGGCTAAAGCCATTGGGGCCCGAGTGATTACCAACGATTTTAACCTGAATAAGATTGCCGAGCTCGAAGGGGTAGAAGTGCTGAATATTAATGAACTCTCGAATGCACTGAAACCCTATGTCCTTCCTGGAGAAGAATTGCGAGTACAGATTATTCGGGAGGGAAAGGAAGCTGACCAGGGGGTAGGATATCTTGATGACGGAACCATGGTGGTGGTGGAGGAAGGGAAAAAGTACATTAATACGGTGGTGGACACCATCGTTACAAGTGTTCTGCAAACCCCGGCGGGGAGAATGATTTTTACTCGTCTCAAAGCTCGTTCTTGA
- a CDS encoding CtsR family transcriptional regulator, whose amino-acid sequence MYSLCDTIEKYIIRMIESSPNRMVVIQRGKLADEFDCAPSQINYVLATRFNVFRGFIVESRRGGSGYVRIKRVPIDRLEPIVFYLDDYERHLKESEVEDLINWLEREGFITTREGLLMKAAMIHALSRVEELGISSSVEKSRLRSRILREMLLQILDWVK is encoded by the coding sequence ATGTACTCCCTTTGTGATACCATAGAGAAGTATATCATCAGGATGATAGAGAGTTCTCCCAATCGGATGGTTGTTATTCAGAGAGGCAAGCTGGCAGATGAGTTTGATTGTGCTCCCTCTCAGATTAATTATGTTTTGGCCACTCGTTTTAACGTTTTCCGGGGGTTTATCGTAGAGAGCCGGCGCGGAGGAAGCGGTTACGTCCGCATCAAAAGAGTTCCCATTGACCGGTTAGAGCCCATTGTATTTTATCTGGATGACTATGAAAGGCATCTTAAAGAGAGCGAAGTTGAAGATCTCATCAACTGGCTGGAGAGGGAGGGTTTCATCACCACTCGGGAGGGTTTGCTCATGAAGGCAGCTATGATTCACGCTCTTTCTAGGGTCGAAGAGCTGGGTATTTCTTCCAGTGTAGAGAAAAGTCGTTTACGCTCTCGGATTTTAAGGGAGATGCTCCTCCAGATTCTCGATTGGGTGAAATGA
- the ispD gene encoding 2-C-methyl-D-erythritol 4-phosphate cytidylyltransferase: MAGTRFFVVVVAAGVGERMNCATPKQYLPIFGKPVLAHTLDVFERCAEIEEVITVINALHEDLFVTQIWKQYRYRKMRRYVFGGQRRQDSVYQGLLMLKEYQDDFVLVHDGVRPLLDQGTLQRCLKDLKEYDAVCCAVPCVDTLKLTEDGKIIQGTLDRKKIWRAQTPQGFRIRILWEALQRAEQDGFWGTDDASLVERLGMPVHIVVGSEDNLKITTPQDLVFAEEWLRWRIGS, encoded by the coding sequence GTGGCCGGTACTCGATTTTTTGTGGTGGTTGTGGCTGCAGGAGTTGGGGAAAGAATGAACTGTGCCACTCCCAAGCAATATTTGCCGATTTTTGGGAAGCCGGTCCTTGCCCATACTCTTGATGTGTTCGAACGCTGTGCTGAGATTGAGGAGGTTATAACGGTTATTAACGCCCTTCATGAGGACCTTTTTGTAACTCAGATTTGGAAACAGTATCGTTATCGAAAGATGAGGCGATATGTTTTTGGAGGGCAACGAAGGCAGGATTCCGTTTACCAGGGGCTTTTAATGCTTAAAGAGTATCAAGATGACTTTGTTCTGGTTCACGATGGAGTGCGGCCACTTTTGGATCAGGGAACGCTACAGAGGTGTCTCAAAGACTTAAAGGAGTACGATGCTGTATGCTGTGCTGTTCCCTGTGTGGATACGCTAAAATTGACTGAGGACGGAAAAATAATCCAGGGAACCCTGGATAGAAAAAAAATCTGGAGGGCCCAGACTCCTCAGGGTTTTCGGATTCGAATTTTATGGGAGGCACTCCAGCGTGCTGAACAGGATGGCTTTTGGGGAACTGATGATGCTTCTTTAGTGGAGAGATTGGGGATGCCGGTACATATCGTGGTTGGTTCAGAAGATAACCTCAAGATCACCACACCTCAGGACCTTGTTTTTGCAGAAGAATGGCTACGCTGGAGGATAGGATCATGA
- a CDS encoding ATP-dependent Clp protease ATP-binding subunit, protein MFERYTERARKVIILAQDEAIRLKHNHIGTEHLLLGLLREREGIAARILESFDISIDLVRSELESLIEKTEHQGSKEVAFTPRAKRVLELALDETRRLGHNYVGTEHILLGILREGEGVGAQILRNLGLDIETVRGKLYEILNEGASKSENAPEYPSYKDRESRTPILDEFSRDLTHLAMEKKLDPVIGREKEIERVIQILSRRTKNNPVLIGEPGVGKTAIVEGLAQKIIKGEVPEILKGKRVVSLDLAAIVAGTKYRGEFEKRLKKIISEIVQTREVVLFIDEVHTLVGAGAAEGAIDAANILKPALARGELQAIGATTITEYRKYIEKDSALERRFQPVYVDEPSVEVTVEILRGIKDRYEEHHRVVISEEAIEAAVRLSQRYIADRYLPDKAIDVMDEASSRVRLRVTVLPEDLKVLEREIEEVRKKKEKAVKNQDFEGAACYRDEEESLKRKYRECKEAWLKEVDSSRPVVAEEDIAAVVSSWTGIPVFRLAMEEQERLVHMEEEIHRRIVGQEEAVKAVCKAIRRSRAGLKDPRRPIGSFIFLGPSGVGKTELAKALAEFLFGKEDALIILDMSEYMEKFTVSRLVGSPPGYVGYEEGGQLTEKVRRRPYSVVLFDEIEKANPDIFNILLQIMEEGRLTDAQGRVIDFKNTIVIMTSNLGARMIANQANIGFGGKQEEGLSYQEIKQKVMEEVKKTFTPEFLNRVDELIVFRPLKSKEVEQIVDLLMKDTRNRLKEKNMDIEITPEVRSFIAKEGYDPNFGARPLRRAIQRILEDPLSDLMLKGVFKEGDKVLVTLEEGKANFTKILPLELSLKA, encoded by the coding sequence ATGTTTGAGAGGTATACAGAGCGAGCAAGGAAAGTCATCATCCTCGCACAGGATGAAGCGATACGGTTGAAGCACAATCATATTGGTACCGAACATCTTCTGCTTGGACTTTTGCGAGAACGCGAGGGCATTGCTGCCCGCATTTTGGAGAGTTTCGACATCAGTATTGACCTTGTGCGCAGCGAGCTGGAAAGTTTGATTGAGAAAACCGAGCACCAAGGTTCAAAGGAAGTTGCTTTTACTCCTCGAGCAAAGCGAGTCTTAGAGTTAGCTCTCGACGAAACGAGGCGTCTGGGTCACAATTATGTGGGTACAGAACACATCCTTCTTGGAATCCTTCGGGAGGGAGAGGGTGTTGGTGCGCAGATACTGAGAAATCTGGGATTGGACATCGAAACGGTGCGGGGCAAGCTCTATGAGATTTTGAACGAAGGTGCTTCCAAGTCCGAAAATGCTCCAGAATATCCTTCTTACAAAGATAGGGAGAGCCGTACACCAATTCTGGATGAGTTCAGTCGGGATCTAACCCATCTGGCGATGGAGAAAAAGCTTGACCCGGTGATCGGGCGAGAAAAGGAAATCGAGCGGGTTATTCAGATTTTGAGTCGCCGAACGAAAAACAACCCAGTCCTGATTGGAGAACCGGGAGTGGGTAAAACAGCCATTGTGGAGGGGCTAGCTCAGAAAATTATCAAAGGAGAAGTCCCGGAAATCCTCAAGGGGAAAAGAGTGGTCAGTCTTGACCTTGCGGCGATTGTCGCTGGAACCAAGTATCGGGGTGAGTTTGAAAAGCGCTTGAAAAAGATTATTTCTGAAATTGTCCAGACCAGGGAAGTGGTTCTCTTTATCGATGAAGTTCACACTTTGGTTGGGGCAGGGGCAGCGGAAGGAGCCATTGATGCGGCAAATATTTTAAAGCCAGCGCTGGCTCGGGGAGAGCTTCAGGCCATTGGCGCTACAACGATTACCGAATACCGGAAGTATATTGAGAAAGACTCGGCATTAGAGCGACGTTTTCAGCCGGTTTATGTTGATGAACCTTCAGTCGAGGTGACGGTGGAAATCCTGCGGGGTATTAAAGATCGATATGAGGAGCATCATCGGGTAGTGATTTCGGAAGAAGCGATTGAGGCTGCAGTGCGCCTTTCGCAACGGTACATTGCTGATCGGTATCTCCCTGATAAAGCTATTGACGTGATGGATGAGGCTTCAAGCCGGGTTCGGCTTCGGGTAACGGTTTTACCTGAAGACCTTAAAGTCCTGGAAAGAGAGATTGAAGAGGTACGGAAAAAAAAGGAAAAGGCGGTCAAAAATCAAGATTTTGAAGGGGCAGCTTGTTACCGTGACGAAGAGGAGAGTCTTAAAAGGAAATATCGGGAATGTAAAGAGGCCTGGCTTAAGGAAGTTGATTCCAGCCGTCCAGTCGTGGCCGAGGAAGACATTGCTGCAGTCGTTTCCAGCTGGACAGGTATTCCGGTTTTCCGGTTAGCCATGGAAGAACAAGAACGGTTGGTGCACATGGAGGAAGAAATCCATCGGCGAATTGTGGGTCAGGAAGAGGCAGTCAAAGCGGTTTGTAAAGCGATTCGTCGTTCTCGAGCTGGACTCAAAGATCCTCGTCGACCTATTGGGTCTTTCATATTTCTGGGTCCTTCTGGAGTGGGGAAAACGGAGCTGGCTAAGGCTCTGGCTGAGTTCCTTTTTGGGAAAGAGGACGCACTCATTATTCTCGATATGTCCGAGTATATGGAAAAGTTTACCGTTTCACGCCTGGTAGGTTCTCCTCCGGGGTACGTGGGGTACGAAGAAGGAGGGCAGCTCACTGAGAAAGTGCGCCGGCGCCCTTATTCGGTGGTGTTATTCGATGAAATCGAGAAAGCGAATCCCGATATCTTTAATATTCTTCTCCAGATTATGGAAGAGGGTCGTCTTACTGATGCCCAGGGGCGAGTGATTGATTTCAAGAATACCATTGTGATTATGACCTCCAATCTGGGGGCCCGAATGATTGCGAACCAGGCAAACATTGGTTTTGGTGGAAAACAGGAGGAAGGTCTTTCCTACCAGGAAATTAAACAGAAGGTTATGGAGGAAGTAAAGAAAACCTTTACACCTGAATTTTTAAACCGGGTGGATGAGCTCATTGTTTTCAGGCCCTTGAAATCCAAAGAAGTGGAACAGATTGTTGACCTGCTTATGAAAGATACCCGGAATCGACTCAAAGAGAAAAACATGGATATCGAAATCACTCCGGAGGTTCGTTCTTTCATCGCCAAGGAAGGATATGACCCCAATTTTGGGGCTCGTCCCTTGCGCCGGGCCATTCAGAGAATTCTGGAAGATCCGCTTTCAGATTTGATGTTGAAGGGGGTTTTTAAGGAAGGCGATAAAGTCCTCGTAACCCTGGAAGAGGGTAAAGCCAATTTTACCAAAATTCTCCCTTTAGAGCTTTCTTTGAAGGCTTGA
- the radA gene encoding DNA repair protein RadA, producing MTYFCKTCGYSTPSWLGRCPQCGEWNSFYEVEKSSRKKLSSSSSFCVPSSLAEMQDNLSPREKRFSTGLKEVDRVLGGGVVEGSLLLLSGDPGIGKSTLLLKIAEGMTRFGKKVLYVSSEESLHQIYLRVERLQMERSPHLFLLSTDDFEEITAVLSSLAPQVVIVDSIQNLGKGTTELLPGSVALIRELSIQFMEIAKRNNVALFLVGHVTKEGLVAGPKTLEHLVDVVLYLEGDPQRPLRMLRGIKNRFGSTQEVGILEMREEGLSEVLDPSSYFVGDGEMSSIGTVRTVLAEGKRTMMIEVQSLVSPSYFDFPRRVSLGLDLNRLHLLLAVLEKVTRVRFAKQDVYLSLGGGIRATEVAIDLAVCCSVLSSRMNKAMDRSVVYCGEVSLNGEIRPVSFLEQRVQEALRMGAKRIVTFTPHHTLPSRYAAITWSLYRHIGEALKQEGFLS from the coding sequence ATGACGTACTTTTGTAAGACTTGTGGTTATTCCACCCCCAGTTGGCTGGGTAGATGCCCCCAATGTGGGGAGTGGAACTCTTTTTATGAGGTTGAGAAGTCATCCCGTAAAAAGCTCTCTTCCTCTTCTTCTTTCTGTGTTCCTTCGTCTTTGGCTGAGATGCAAGATAACCTCTCTCCTAGAGAAAAACGCTTTTCTACTGGACTTAAAGAAGTGGATCGAGTTCTTGGGGGAGGAGTCGTGGAAGGGTCGCTTCTGCTTTTGAGTGGCGACCCCGGAATTGGTAAATCGACTCTTTTGCTAAAAATAGCTGAAGGAATGACCAGGTTTGGGAAAAAAGTCCTCTACGTGAGCAGCGAAGAGTCACTCCATCAAATATACCTTCGAGTGGAACGTTTGCAAATGGAACGAAGTCCTCACCTTTTTCTTCTTTCTACTGACGATTTTGAAGAGATTACTGCTGTTCTTTCTTCGTTAGCACCCCAGGTGGTCATCGTGGATTCCATCCAGAATCTGGGGAAGGGCACAACGGAACTTCTTCCGGGAAGTGTGGCTTTAATTCGGGAATTGAGTATTCAGTTTATGGAGATAGCGAAAAGGAATAACGTGGCTCTATTCCTAGTGGGTCATGTGACCAAAGAGGGCCTGGTTGCTGGACCCAAAACCTTGGAGCATCTTGTTGATGTGGTCCTTTATCTTGAGGGGGATCCACAGAGACCCCTGCGTATGTTGCGGGGGATAAAGAATCGCTTTGGTTCCACTCAAGAGGTAGGGATTCTGGAAATGCGCGAAGAGGGGCTTTCTGAGGTTCTGGATCCTTCTTCCTACTTTGTGGGGGATGGGGAAATGTCGAGTATAGGAACGGTACGCACGGTTCTTGCTGAAGGGAAACGGACCATGATGATTGAGGTTCAATCTCTGGTCAGTCCCAGTTATTTCGATTTTCCCCGGCGAGTGAGTTTGGGGTTGGATCTGAACCGGCTGCATCTTTTACTTGCGGTGTTGGAAAAGGTTACCCGGGTCCGGTTTGCGAAGCAGGATGTGTACCTTAGTTTGGGGGGCGGCATCAGGGCGACTGAGGTTGCCATCGATTTGGCGGTATGTTGTAGTGTGCTCTCTTCCCGGATGAACAAAGCAATGGATCGGAGTGTGGTTTACTGTGGGGAGGTCAGCCTCAACGGTGAAATTCGCCCGGTTTCGTTTCTGGAACAGCGGGTCCAAGAGGCACTTCGTATGGGTGCAAAACGGATCGTTACTTTCACTCCTCATCATACTCTTCCATCCAGGTATGCAGCGATAACCTGGAGTCTGTACCGCCACATTGGAGAAGCCCTCAAGCAAGAGGGTTTTCTCTCATAG